A region of the Mycobacteriales bacterium genome:
TACCGCGTTCATCTCGTCGACCTACCCGGCCACGGGCTCTCGAGCCCGGCCACCTACCGGCCGGACGACATACGCGAATCCGCCATCGCGTTTGTCGACGACCTTCTTGATGCCTTGGATCTCCCGACCGCGTCGGTCATCGGCCACTCGCTCGGAGGCATGTTCGCTCTCTGGTATGCGAGCGAGCGAACGGAGCGGATCGCGTCCCTGGTCGCGATCGGGTCTCCGGCAGTCGCGCTTCCCGGCGCCATCGTCCGGATGCCGCTCTCGCTCATGACGCTAAGAGCCCTCGGACCGCTCTTCCTGCGCACCCCGAGCCCGCGACCGGTATTTCGCTACCTGCTCGCCCAAGGGCTCAGCCCTGCGGCGGCGACACTCGCACCACCGGCACTGCTCGATGCGCTGCGACTGCCCATCCGACGTCCGGGAAATGCGCAGAGCGTCGCGTCGCTCATGCACGCGCTCAACCACTTCCGTCGCCCGCGCACCAGTAGCGTC
Encoded here:
- a CDS encoding alpha/beta hydrolase translates to MDVDQAIRTAESKLFRFYGLTMEESFLDLPRGRIRVLSTGAGPAVVLLHGVSLTGAAWAPLLPALAGYRVHLVDLPGHGLSSPATYRPDDIRESAIAFVDDLLDALDLPTASVIGHSLGGMFALWYASERTERIASLVAIGSPAVALPGAIVRMPLSLMTLRALGPLFLRTPSPRPVFRYLLAQGLSPAAATLAPPALLDALRLPIRRPGNAQSVASLMHALNHFRRPRTSSVLTTTELHRITTPTMFIWGEDDPFLSPTMARPSIAELPRAALHPVPGGHGPWFEDPDGCADLITQHLSTTGFPPDLPSPTRAPTPTCRTTR